The following are encoded in a window of Haliaeetus albicilla chromosome 1, bHalAlb1.1, whole genome shotgun sequence genomic DNA:
- the KLHL8 gene encoding kelch-like protein 8, with the protein MASESMVPEQAKQHLVKGKRRQQQQQQQQQTRSSNSDGEDDIFVFEANEAWKDFHSSLLHFFEAGELCDVTLKVGSKLISCHKLVLACVIPYFRAMFLSEMAEAKQTLIEIRDFDGDAIEDLVKFVYSSRLTLTVDNVQPLLYAACILQVELVAKACCDYMKLHFHPSNCLAVRAFAESHNRIDLMDMADQYACEHFTEVVECEDFVSMSPQHLHKLLSSSDLNIENEKQVYNAAIKWLLANPQHHAMWLDEILAQVRLPLLPICFLMGVVAKEEIVKQNLKCRDLLDEARNYHLHLSSRAVPDFEYSIRTTPRKQTAGVLFCVGGRGGSGDPFRSIECYSISKNNWFFGPEMNSRRRHVGVISVGGKVYAVGGHDGNEHLGSMEVFDPLTNKWMMKASMNTKRRGIALASLGGPIYAIGGLDDNTCFSDVERYDIDSDRWSAVAPMNTPRGGVGSVALVNHVYAVGGNDGVASLSSVEKYDPHLDKWTEVKEMGQRRAGNGVSELHGCLYVVGGFDDNSPLSSVERFDPRSNKWEYVAELTTPRGGVGIATLMGKIFAVGGHNGNTYLNTVEAFDPIVNRWELVGSVSHCRAGAGVAVCSCLSSQVRDVGQGSSNVVDCM; encoded by the exons ATGGCTTCAGAATCCATGGTGCCAGAGCAGGCAAAACAACATCTGGTAAAGGGAAAaaggcggcagcagcagcagcagcagcagcagcaaactaGGTCTTCCAACAGTGATGGTGAAGATGACATCTTTGTATTTGAAGCaaatgaggcttggaaagaTTTTCATAGCTCTCTTCTTCACTTCTTCGAAGCTGGAGAGCTCTGCGATGTTACACTGAAG GTTGGTTCAAAGCTTATCTCCTGCCACAAACTGGTGCTAGCTTGTGTTATACCTTACTTCAGAGCCATGTTTCTTTCGGAAATGGCTGAAGCCAAGCAGACATTGATTGAGATCAGGGACTTTGATGGAGATGCAATAGAAGACCTAGTGAAGTTTGTGTACTCCTCCCGGCTTACTCTGACGGTGGATAACGTCCAGCCTCTCTTGTATGCTGCTTGCATTCTTCAGGTGGAACTGGTAGCAAAGGCATGCTGTGACTACATGAAGCTGCACTTCCATCCCTCCAACTGCCTGGCAGTCAGGGCATTTGCAGAGAGTCATAACCGCATTGACTTGATGGACATGGCTGATCAGTATGCTTGCGAACATTTTACAGAAGTGGTGGAGTGTGAAGACTTTGTGAGCATGTCACCACAGCACCTCCATAAACTCCTGTCCTCCAGTGACCTGaatattgaaaatgaaaagcaagtttACAATGCTGCTATCAAGTGGCTGCTAGCCAATCCACAGCATCATGCTATGTGGCTGGATGAAATACTTGCGCAG GTACGGCTGCCTCTCTTGCCCATTTGTTTCCTTATGGGTGTTGTGGCAAAGGAAGAGATTGTCAAGCAGAATCTAAAATGTAGGGATTTGCTGGATGAAGCAAGAAACTACCACCTTCACCTGAGCAGCAGGGCAGTGCCAGACTTTGAGTACTCCATTCGCACAACACCAAGGAAGCAGACTGCTG GTGTGCTGTTCTGTGTTGGTGGTAGAGGTGGATCAGGTGATCCATTTCGCAGCATTGAATGTTACTCTATCAGCAAAAACAACTGGTTCTTCGGCCCTGAAATGAACAGCAGGAGAAGGCACGTGGGTGTGATCTCTGTGGGAG GTAAAGTCTATGCAGTAGGTGGGCATGATGGAAATGAACACTTAGGAAGCATGGAAGTATTTGATCCTCTCACAAACAAGTGGATGATGAAGGCATCAATGAACACAAAGAG GAGAGGAATTGCTCTTGCCTCCCTTGGTGGCCCCATTTATGCAATAGGAGGTTTAGATGACAACACTTGCTTCAGCGATGTGGAAAGATATGACATTGATTCTGATCGATGGAGTGCAGTTGCCCCAATGAACACTCCCAGGGGAGGAGTCGGCTCTGTAGCCCTTGTG AACCATGTTTATGCTGTGGGTGGCAATGATGGTGTAGCATCTCTTTCCAGTGTGGAGAAATATGATCCCCATTTGGATAAGTGGACAGAAGTGAAAGAGATGGGTCAGCGAAGAGCTGGCAATGGTGTCAGCGAGCTCCATGGCTGCTTGTATGTTGTTG GTGGCTTTGATGACAACTCTCCACTGAGCTCAGTGGAGCGGTTTGACCCACGCAGTAACAAATGGGAATATGTAGCAGAGCTTACAACTCCGAGGGGTGGCGTTGGCATAGCGACACTGATGGgtaaaatttttgcagttggagGTCATAATGGCAACACGTACCTGAATACAGTGGAAGCGTTTGATCCCATAGTGAATAg ATGGGAACTCGTCGGCTCTGTGTCACactgcagggcaggggcaggcgtGGCTGTGTGCTCTTGTCTCAGCAGCCAGGTCCGGGATGTGGGCCAAGGATCCAGCAACGTTGTTGACTGCATGTGa